A genomic stretch from Helianthus annuus cultivar XRQ/B chromosome 1, HanXRQr2.0-SUNRISE, whole genome shotgun sequence includes:
- the LOC110940438 gene encoding uncharacterized protein LOC110940438, protein MTEQDKFDKAKIMYQSEEKCNFLFEHCWNLLKDQPKWILRDAAKQRKTMVPPPTPTTTPSPTRNVIEDEVVELDRPMGKKAAVKKRKVEGKQTEEIIQLRKMKFTLLEEAQAQEKEYFRLKTEKMEYDKKVEDERLRLLSEKLRIEAEKTELAKKESDQRIMMMDVSGMTEIQRMYFEDLQREIVMRRDHA, encoded by the exons ATGACTGAGCAGGATAAG TTTGATAAGGCGAAAATTATGTACCAATCAGAAGAAAAGTGCAACTTTCTGTTCGAGCATTGTTGGAACCTATTAAAGGACCAACCTAAGTGGATTTTGCGGGATGCCGCAAAGCAAAGGAAGACGATGGTCCCACCCCCGACCCCAACCACAACCCCATCCCCAACGCGAAATGTCATTGAAGATGAAGTTGTCGAATTGGATCGACCAATGGGTAAGAAAGCTGCTGTAAAAAAACGAAAGGTTGAAGGTAAGCAAACTGAGGAAATTATTCAACTCAGAAAGATGAAGTTTACACTTTTAGAGGAGGCGCAGGCTCAAGAGAAAGAGTATTTTCGCCTTAAGACCGAGAAGATGGAGTATGATAAGAAAGTGGAAGATGAAAGGTTGAGGTTACTGTCAGAAAAGTTAAGGATTGAAGCTGAGAAAACTGAGCTTGCAAAGAAGGAATCGGACCAGCGGATTATGATGATGGATGTGAGCGGTATGACAGAAATCCAAAGAATGTATTTTGAAGACCTTCAAAGGGAAATCGTAATGAGGCGCGACCATGCCTGA